A portion of the Bombus pascuorum chromosome 8, iyBomPasc1.1, whole genome shotgun sequence genome contains these proteins:
- the LOC132910221 gene encoding cadherin-23 isoform X2 — MTSMKPIIAFSWLLRSYKRRRFKSEWLAFVFACLLASCSARNNPPRFLIDGQTEIVIRLKEGPDTPVGSLIYRLRGVDPDGDSLTFGVRDQPGSGVIRVENFSPTEANIYLNKLLDREVRDEYALVLTLTDGRLGEGNFITQSLLLLVEDVNDNVPIFRPHPTSLTLREDSGPGILTTVEATDADLGAHGQVVYYLQELDGDNDVFSVSTVNGKGVIRLVGRLDYEKKYLYQLRILAIDRAINEKVNTGTTAILVKVQDVEDQPPEFITITPVARISENAKIGTSVLQVRAVDGDKGINNKVTYSITQGPRYLFDIDTTSGLVFTRAQLDREAEENAEGTFILEITVREVSNIVPAPSVSTEVTIILTDVNDETPKFRSARYRAEINENAPHNTPVNFIGDAIPEVYDHDLGTNGTFKMFIDGDDGIFDVTPSRGINEAPFLIRVKNSSKLDFESRSEVNFTLIAKEVVTVAPKQSKVPVVVFIKDQNDNYPEFTEDMYEVSIPENCPVGTTVAWVQALDEDSGNFGTRGIRYTNLGGSIAHVLSMDPLTGLITVKEPGPSFDRELVSRHYLTVEARDDLGKGNRNTVQLVVNVKDVNDNAPIFLQNKYEAVLLENEDHFQSPLIVEAFDIDLNGTKNSEVTYALVSGEFSRNFSIDSKRGIIIPTMPLDYEALPISQGHKETSVRPLKLTVRARDMGTPSLSSDAPLIIYLKDINDNPPAFERTLYKRSITEDLPGGTSVVQVKAWDKDLSSPNNKLVYRIQSGAGDKFVISPEKGVIRVAPGSNLDPDLTSPKTTRYSLNVIAIDSGTEIQRTAEVLVNITIVDVNNKPPVFIDPGTVTIRENTQVGAYVHRVVANDPDIAPILRYRIDPNSSEARNEEGTLIKIQEYDYLSALELNALDGLLRVVKLLDRERVETIRLGLVVEDLAAIRGIQTASATLNIIIEDENDNNPRFRRPFYRRSVTENSKNGINIASIVADDADKNRSITYSLESPKELADLVHLDSETGEMVVANKIDREQYSWLNLTVRATDSGIPPRSSLSEVYVQVLDENDNNPYFVTDISNLTVMENAKIGTEVATIQARDPDSGDYGKITYLLDRMSSQGTFAIHPESGVLTVADSIDWEDKQNYVLVIEAWDNYQFGYTAGESRNAFKQIKVTVTDVNDNPPKMDIPPTCVTISEFHDVKDLVFTIKAKDADDPTTPNGRMKIRILSGNELGLFILEQADYWTANIKAAHSLRGKFGNYSLHLEARDLGSPSNKDISILNICVTDYNDNPPVFISPQHNTTIRVAENVTVGTSIIQIEAKDADTGPNGDVHYRLKQDLAGHWRTFHIDDTTGIISLKLPLDRETQKLYEIRVEAYDLGTPTPLSTDLDLIIYVRNINDYEPQFLVDIFKIDFTEEQPAGSETVQLPETVDRDEVDDLDDPPTQVCYFIISGNDDGLFILDIFRHELTTAKTLDREQQEEHLLIVKATEDCNTVPANGTLSDETDDTTLKVVINVMDINDNPPKFVSKIFTGGVTTEADFGTQFMQVKAIDLDAGDNAIVNYYQVGKIHMTLTEGLDDIELQPFLVNKLTGVVSLNFDPQRGMKGYFDFMVLANDTHGLEDTARVFIYLLREDQRVRFVLRQHPPEVRNRIETFRETLGNVTGAIVNIDEYKIHENHDGSVDRTKTDLYMHLVNRRDNSILEVSEVLELVDRNIEKLDGLFKEFNVLDTQPAQYQPIVQYEQAGTTFWLLTLTLFLGALLILCIALCISQRASFRRQLKAANASPFDAEFIRGPGRVPNTNKHSVEGSNPIWMHAYENEWFKSDESLSHTSERDSLDENALNNEEIMNEANTNQRTDDKPYYIEPRASSISSAGSVANIPNDFHRSSPIYRTQNNIVNPLGKKIETTEL, encoded by the exons ATGACCTCGATGAAGCCAATCATCGCGTTCTCGTGGTTGTTGCGATCCTACAAGAGACGCAGGTTTAAGTCAGAATGGCTCGCTTTCGTGTTCGCCTGCCTTTTAGCGAGTTGTTCAGCCAGGAACAATCCACCGCGTTTCCTGATCGACGGCCAGACGGAAATTGTCATTAGGTTAAAGGAAGGTCCCGATACGCCAGTTG GCAGTTTAATTTACAGGCTTCGCGGCGTCGATCCTGACGGTGACAGCCTGACTTTCGGCGTTAGAGATCAACCTGGCAGTGGTGTGATTCGGGTCGAGAATTTTAGTCCAACCGAAGCCAATATTTACTTGAACAAATTACTGGACAGAGAG GTAAGAGACGAGTACGCGTTAGTGTTGACTCTGACAGACGGAAGACTCGGTGAAGGAAATTTCATCACGCAAAGTTTACTGCTTCTGGTGGAAGATGTTAATGACAACGTGCCAATCTTCCGTCCACATCCCACTTCCTTGACGCTTCGTGAAGACTCCGGACCGGGTATTTTAACAACGGTCGAAGCCACCGATGCGGATTTAGGAGCACATGGTCAGGTGGTTTACTACCTCCAAGAACTTGACGGTGATAATGACGTGTTCAGCGTTTCCACTGTCAATGGAAAGGGTGTCATCCGCCTTGTTGGCCGTCTGGATTacgaaaaaaaatatctatacCAGTTGAGAATTCTGGCGATCGATCGAGCAATAAACGAAAAG GTAAACACGGGAACAACCGCGATACTCGTCAAGGTTCAGGACGTCGAGGATCAACCTCCAGAATTCATAACCATAACACCCGTTGCCAGGATCAgtgaaaatgcaaaaataggCACATCCGTTCTTCAAG ttcGCGCAGTGGACGGTGACaaaggaataaataataaagtaacataTAGCATCACGCAAGGTCCGAGGTATTTATTCGACATAGACACGACTTCCGGTTTGGTGTTCACCAGGGCGCAACTCGATCGTGAAGCAGAGGAAAATGCCGAGGGCACTTTTATCTTGGAAATTACCGTGAGAGAAGTATCGAATATTGTGCCTGCACCATCCGTTTCGACCGAAGTTACTATTATTCTTACGGACGTGAACGATGAGACTCCAAAGTTCAGAAGCGCGAGATATCGTGCCGAGATAAACGAAAATGCACCGCATAATACGCCGGTTAATTTCATCGGGGATGCAATTCCGGAAGTTTACGATCATGACTTG GGAACAAATGGTacgtttaaaatgtttattgacGGTGATGACGGAATATTCGACGTGACTCCGTCCAGAGGAATTAACGAAGCTCCATTTCTTATACGCGTCAAAAACTCCAGTAAACTAGATTTTGAAAGTAGATCag aGGTAAATTTCACATTAATCGCAAAGGAAGTGGTAACAGTGGCACCGAAGCAGAGTAAAGTGCCGGTAGTCGTTTTCATAAAAGACCAGAACGATAATTATCCAGAGTTCACGGAGGACATGTATGAGGTATCGATTCCGGAAAATTGCCCCGTCGGCACTACGGTGGCATGGGTTCAAGCCTTGGACGAAGATAGCGGGAATTTTGGAACACGTGGAATTAGATACACTAATTTAGGAGGCAGTATTGCGCATGT GTTATCGATGGATCCTCTAACAGGACTAATCACGGTTAAAGAACCGGGGCCAAGCTTCGATCGAGAACTAGTATCTCGACATTATTTAACCGTTGAGGCAAGAGATGATCTTGGCAAAGGTAATCGCAATACCGTCCAATTGGTCGTCAATGTGAAGGATGTTAACGACAATGCTcctatatttctacaaaacaaATACGAAGCAGTGCTTCTGGAGAACGAAGATCATTTCCAATCGCCCTTAATCGTCGAAGCGTTTGACATCGATTTGAATG GTACGAAGAACAGCGAAGTGACGTATGCCTTGGTATCGGGAGAATTTTCACGGAATTTTAGTATCGATTCAAAGCGCGGCATAATTATCCCCACAATGCCTTTGGATTATGAAGCCTTGCCTATTAGTCAAGGACACAAGGAAACATCAGTACGTCCATTGAAATTGACGGTACGAGCTAGGGATATGGGTACTCCAAGTTTGAGCTCAGATGCtccattaattatttatctgaAGGACATCAATGACAATCCACCTGCATTTGAGAGAACGTTGTACAAGAGAAGCATCACTGAAGACCTGCCTGGAGGTACCAGTGTAGTACAG GTTAAAGCTTGGGATAAGGATTTGTCTTCACCCAACAATAAATTAGTTTATCGAATTCAAAGCGGTGCAGGTGATAAATTTGTGATTAGTCCAGAAAAAGGTGTAATTAGAGTTGCACCGGGTTCCAACTTAGATCCAGATTTGACTTCACCGAAGACTACAAGATACAGCTTGAACGTCATAGCGATCGATAGTGGAACGGAAATCCAAAGAACGGCCGAAGTTCTGGTCAATATCACTATCGTAGACGTTAACAATAAACCACCCGTCTTTATCGACCCCGGTACGGTGACCATTCGCGAAAATACACAA GTTGGAGCGTACGTGCATCGTGTTGTGGCTAATGATCCAGACATAGCGCCGATATTACGTTATCGTATCGATCCAAATTCTTCGGAGGCAAGAAACGAGGAAGGAACGCTAATTAAAATCCAAGAATATGATTATTTGTCCGCTTTGGAATTAAATGCACTCGATGGATTGCTTCGCGTGGTTAAATTGCTAGACAGAGAAAGAGTGGAAACGATAAGATTGGGGTTAGTTGTCGAAGATTTAGCTGCAATCAGAGGAATACAGACTGCATCCG CTACGTTGAACATAATAATCGAAGATGAAAACGATAATAACCCAAGATTTCGCAGACCATTTTATAGACGATCTGTAACAGAGAACAGTAAAAATGGCATAAATATTGCAAGCATTGTTGCTGATGATGCAGATAAGAAtcgtagtattacgtattcgttAGAAAGTCCTAAAGAACTGGCAGATTTAGTTCATCTTGATTCTGAAACGGGTGAAATGGTCGTGGCGAATAAAATCGATAGAGAACAATATTCCTGGCTTAATCTAACTGTACGTGCCACTGACTCAGGAATTCCACCTAG ATCGAGTTTATCTGAGGTATACGTTCAAGTACTGGACGAAAATGACAATAATCCGTACTTTGTAACTGATATCAGTAATTTGACTGTGATGGAAAACGCTAAGATCGGTACAGAAGTTGCTACCATTCAAGCTAGAGATCCTGACAGCGGAGATTAtggaaaaattacatatttattagataGAATGTCGTCCCAG GGTACATTTGCTATTCATCCTGAGTCTGGCGTTTTAACAGTAGCAGATTCGATTGACTGGGAAGATAAACAAAATTACGTTCTAGTCATAGAGGCTTGGGATAACTATCAGTTCGGTTATACAGCTGGGGAATCGAGAAATGCGTTTAAGCAGATCAA GGTCACTGTAACAGATGTCAACGACAATCCACCAAAAATGGACATACCTCCAACATGTGTTACCATATCAGAATTCCATGACGTGAAAGATTTAGTTTTTACCATTAAGGCGAAGGATGCAGATGATCCAACAACTCCAAATGGTCGTATGAAAATTAGAATTCTTTCTGGAAATGAATTAG GTTTATTCATCCTAGAACAAGCTGATTATTGGACGGCAAATATAAAAGCGGCGCATTCACTTCGAGGAAAATTCGGGAATTATTCGTTACATCTGGAAGCCCGAGATCTTGGTAGTCCTTCCAATAAAgacatttctattttaaatatttgtgtgACGGATTACAACGACAATCCGCCAGTCTTTATTAGTCCACAGCATAATACAACTATTCGAGTTGCAGAG aatgtgACAGTCGGGACATCGATCATACAAATTGAAGCCAAAGATGCCGATACTGGTCCAAATGGCGACGTTCATTATCGTCTGAAGCAAGATTTGGCTGGTCATTGGAGAACATTCCACATCGATGATACCACTGGAATTATCTCACTAAAACTCCCGTTAGACAGAGAAACGCAGAAATTGTACGAG ATCAGAGTAGAAGCATACGATCTAGGAACTCCAACTCCTCTCAGCACGGATCTAGATCTGATTATTTATGTGCGAAACATCAATGATTACGAGCCTCAGTTTTTGGTAGACATATTCAAGATTGACTTCACGGAAGAGCAACCTGCTGGCTCTGAAACTGTACAATTACCAGAAACTGTCGATAGGGACGAAGTTGATGATCTTGACGATCCTCCTACTCAAGTGTGTTACTTTATAATCAGCGGCAATGATGATGGACTCTTTATCCTCGATATCTTTAGACACGAATTAACT ACTGCGAAAACGTTAGACAGAGAACAGCAAGAGGAACATTTGTTAATTGTGAAAGCGACAGAAGATTGTAATACTGTCCCAGCGAACGGAACGCTTTCCGACGAGACGGACGATACTACATTGAAAGTTGTTATAAATGTAATGGACATAAACGATAATCCACCCAAGTTTGTTAGTAAGATATTCACGGGTGGAGTTACTACAGAAGCTGATTTTGGCACGCAATTTATGCAAGTCAAG GCGATTGACTTGGATGCAGGTGACAATGCTATAGTTAATTATTACCAAGTTGGTAAAATTCACATGACTTTGACAGAAGGTTTGGATGATATTGAGCTGCAACCTTTTCTAGTTAATAAACTCACCGGGGTAGTGAGTTTAAATTTCGACCCTCAGAGAGGGATGAAAggatattttgattttatg GTGTTAGCCAATGATACCCATGGTTTAGAAGATACTGCAagagtatttatttatttactaagAGAAGATCAGAGGGTCCGTTTCGTGTTGCGGCAACATCCACCGGAAGTCCGGAACAGAATAGAAACGTTCAGAGA GACACTGGGCAACGTGACTGGAGCGATAGTTAACATTGATGAGTACAAAATCCACGAGAATCACGACGGTTCTGTCGATCGAACAAAGACAGATTTGTACATGCACCTTGTAAATCGTCGAGACAATTCCATTCTTGAAGTGTCGGAAGTCCTGGAATTAGTCGACAGAAATATAGAGAAACTCGATGGTCTGTTTAAGGAATTCAATGTTCTCGACACGCAACCGGCTCAATATCAACCGATTGTTCAGTACGAGCAAGCAGGAACCACGTTTTGGCTTTTGACTTTGACCTTGTTCCTAGGAGCTCTGCTAATTCTGTGCATAGCCTTGTGCATTTCGCAAAGAGCCTCGTTCCGCAGGCAATTGAAAGCTGCAAATGCATCACCGTTTG ATGCAGAATTTATAAGAGGGCCTGGTCGTGTACCGAATACAAACAAGCATAGCGTAGAAGGTTCAAATCCTATATGGATGCACGCTTACGAGAATGAGTGGTTTAAAAGTGACGAATCACTTAGTCACACGTCTGAGAGGGATTCTCTCGATGAAAATGCATTGAACAACGAAGAAATAATGAACGAAGCTAATACAAACCAAAGAACCGATGATAAACCGTACTATATCGAGCCAAGAGCGTCTTCCATTTCAAG tGCGGGAAGTGTGGCAAATATACCAAATGACTTTCATCGAAGTTCTCCAATATATCGAACGCAAAACAATATCGTTAATCCTCttggtaaaaaaatagaaacgacGGAATTGTAA